Sequence from the Coturnix japonica isolate 7356 chromosome Z, Coturnix japonica 2.1, whole genome shotgun sequence genome:
CACCCCTGTCTGCCAGTGtaaatttttttcagtttaaatcttTGACTAAAGCATGTGAATTTCATTCTTCTAATTGGATTTGAGCATGTTTTGGGAGAATTATCATTATTCCCAGTATATATTTGGCAGGATGATAAACATAAACAATGCAGGGCCCAAATAAAATTCACAGCTGAAACATGGGGCTTGGTAACAAATTGTGTAATGTAAGCTTAGCTGGACTCAATAGCAGAGACTAGAAATCACCACCCTCCTTATGGTATATCcacaaaataatggaaattaGTTTTCAGCAGAAACAGTATATGGTGAAGTCCAAGATATACATGTGCTACCTGAGAAAAtcaaactgctgctgtgtgtcagtACAGATTTGCAATTACTGTCAATGTGAAGTGACAGTATGTGAACCTAAAGAATGCaattaaacactgaaatggTGCTGATTTGAGATACCATTGACTAGCTCGTACCTCAGAACTCcataatgaaaatcattttctttcatagtgAGCCCTAAATGTTATCAATCAAAACCCAGTTGCCTATGGATATAGATACCCTTTGAAATAATATGCTATCAGAATAAATAAGGACACTTCCATTTCTTAGTGCCACTGGAAAAGTGCTCAAAGCTTTTGGCTGTCTGCTTATGAATTTTAATGAGGCCTGGATTTGTCTCAGAAGGAGGCAGCTTTAGTTTTCAAAGTGATTCAGACAAGTCAGTACAATATTAGAAAACAGTACAAAAGCGTGAGTGATAATATAATAAAAGCACTTTGATGAAGCTGTGTTGGGGAGGGGAAGTCAGCTGACACTAATCACCCCATATGTTTCTCCTCCTAAACTACAAAATTACCAAGTTTGAATCTCTGTTTCCAATGTTATTTTCACCTTTTGTTGCTGAATAGTTTGTGGTATGGGATGAACAGAGAAAGTAGAGGCTGATTGCTACATTTTAGTCTCAGACAGAGAATGATTTAACACTTCTCAACTGTCAGACAATTGCAGGGCAAATTCAAGCTAATTTTGGCAGTAGAAAATTCTTGCTTACTTGAATTACTTTGGTGGAGTATTTAAATTCAGAGTATGATTTATTGTTAGCATAACTTAATCTATTAGAGAGGCATTCGAGATTCCAAATTTAGCCACTTGTCTTCAACTCCTGcagacacatgcacacactTATTTATTGGAATGGCTTTGTTCCAAAACAAGCCATGAACAGAGGGAAATGCTACCTCAGATGAGTCTAGGTCCCCACTCCAgcaagaacacactgctggctcaggttgacattttcttcctcaagtccttctccacagagctgctctcagtgcctTGTTGGCccagcctgtatttgtgctCAGTTTTCCCCAAATGAGCTGCAGCATTTTGCACTTGGCATTGTTAAACTTCCTGCAGTTTGCATGGGCTCACCTCTTAATGGcatcccttctctctttcctctgtgttttcataTTTCCCATCTCTGGGCAAGTCTGTTCATTACTTCCttatctgcaaagcagagaacatCATTGCCCATTGTCACTATAACTGCAAGATGCTTACTTCTGTGACATCCGCAAAATCTCCTGGAGCAAGTCAAGAAGCACTTGAGAACTCCTAGTTCTGTTGGGGTGATATGTGATACACATGAGTCACAATGCATGCAACATTTAGGGGTCTCTCCAATCTAGACAATCCCTTTGGAGGTTCACTGGAATATCATTGGAAAAGGTACATCTTAATGTCTCAGACATCAGCAGCTGTATTCTGAGAATCAGAGGCCTAAttagcacagaaaacagcttaGCTGCAGCATTAAATCAAGTTGGAATACACTTAAAGCTTCACGGTCCCTGCGCCAGCCTATACTGCATGGTTGAGTCATGCAATCTGCCTCCCAGTTACTGCaaacttttactttttttcccacaaaacAAGGCTCTGGGCTTTGCAAaatgcagggctctgctggctTGGAAGGGCTCAGGAAGAAACAGTACATGGAAAAAGTCAGTGTTTGTCAGACAGAAAAggccagctccagccccacgGGGTTTCCATGATCTAAAGAGTATTGTGAAGTGAGAAAGGTGGTAAATACTGAATCCATTAAAGTCTGGTTTCTTTACGGGAATGCTTGAGTGGCTGCAGagaaactgggagaagaactggTTTACCTTACTTCACAACACTGTTGCTTGATCTCTCACTGTGAGCCTCTCACTCCCATGCTGACATGTCCCTGtttcctcagaagaaaaacagtggtgTGAGAGATACCCCACTTTCTGCCCCTTCTCCTGGCCTTTCATCTTCAGTTCTCCCTGCTGGAAAAATGGCACTTCTGAAAGACCAAGCAGACAGGCAGAAATGCAATGGCATGATAAGGATGATGGGAAGATCTTCATTTGCTCTCACATATTAGTAACTTTGGACTTACTGTGCTAATTTTCATGAACTCCTCTAATTTCTGAATGTAGATTCCCAGAATCCTAAATGTAACAGCAGACAGAAATTCCAGTACTGATAAGAGCTTGTGTGAGTTTTCATGAGTTCACACAAAAATCTCTCAGTTTTTCATCTGACCTTACTGCCAGGAACTTCTAAAAACATTCAATATACTGAACAAATGCAATAGATTTAAGCaaactcagtgctgctgcttttctcatcttcctttcatACCTTTAtcctcatttcctttcctaactttttttttttttttttcctcatcttcacGTACAGGATTGTTCTCTCCTAAAAACTTATTTGACATTCTCACATCCCATCTTCACACTGTTTCTTAACCAGCAGTTGTAAAACAGAATGTCTGTTCTTGTTCCCTTTACCTTTTGCAGTGCTTCTGCTCCCTCTCCCTTCAGGCTTTTTTTCATAGTAGGGACCAATCTTATTTGAAATTCTTCTAAATTCCCCTGCACTTATTCTTAGTACAATTCAATAGTTGATCTCGTTTGTctgtgttgtatttcttttatttccccaaaCATTGGCTTGCCAtgaaagagagaggaaacagTATTCTTAGCAtggcaaacagaacaaatgatgcatttgaaaaaaataaaccaattcTAGATAGTAAGGACAGACTCTAAGCCAACTTAAGTATTGTCATagtgtctttaaaaaaatgttgaagaaCGTGGGGAATATTCAGTTTATTCCTGAACTCATCACTGGTTTCCTCTATATGTGAGCACACAAcatgttattttcattactcTTAGATGTGTAAAGTATGTTTAGAAAGTGGTATATTCATGTGATGTAGAAAAGGATTTATTCTTGCATTTAAGCACTGCCACACCCAAAGAGAAAGGTTTTCTGCCTTGCAGTAGGTTAATCATTAGCCCAGCACCAGAGTCCTTTTTAGTCTGGGCAAGTGATAACTGTGCCTGTTCTTGAGGAGAGTTATTAACATTTTCCTGAAGGGGacagaaattagaaacaaaacagagcattgCTATaggcagaaagcaaaaatctggATAATTACCAAATTATCTCCCAAATCCCTTGGGACTGCAGCTTATAAAGTGCCTCCATAATCCAAGTATAAGAAAACATGGGTTTAACTCAGCCTCCCACtcatactttttgtttttcaggattGCATATTTTTAACCCTCATTTACTAACAAGAGTATATATGTTAGGTCAGcaaatttcttctccagatgGGTCAGGCTGAGGAAAGTACATAGTTCATCAACATGAAAAGGTTGCAAGCTGGTCCAGGGGACTATTCAAGGAATTCCTGATTATTTGAGAGCCTGTGTTTGGGATTACCAATCTCCTAGAAGAAGGGCTGCTTAAAAATGCAATGAAGATGATGTAACCAGATAAGACTTTACAGACTTTAAACAGGGTTGTAAAGATAATggtgtttattaaaaaaacacattctcaTCCATGTACCTCATCCAAGGATTAAAACAATTAACAGGTGTGTGAATTTGGAGGTAGTCCCTCAGGAGACTGGTACTACTTTTACATAAAAGTATTCCACTGTTgataaataaaaccttttatGTACAAAACGGTGTATGAACTCACTGAAATACTCATGAGACTCATGATGTCTGTTTTCCTAAGAAGGAATATGAGGCTATGGAATTTATGCCAAGCCATGACCAAGGCACAGACAATATTTGTGGTATCTGGGATTAAAGGTCCTGGTTCCCCAATAAGACCTGAAAGAGATTTAGAAACTTGTTTTCACTGACTGCAAGGTAAGCAGTGACAAAAACCCTTTTCCAGAGAGAAGCGCCTGAATACCAGAACTATCAAGCTTTAACCTCATCAAGTGGGAATGAACTTCAAAATGGGAAAGTACAAAACTGCAAGCGCTAAAGCCACATTCCTTGTCCAGAGATAGGAGTTATGAACCATAGAAATCTTGTGTCAGCAGTCTCAGATTATGGCAGGCGTGCAGGGAATGAAGAGATTATTAAAACTGTGATGAGCTAAACTCATGACACACAATCCTGCAAATGATATGCAGTTCAACAGGTGCCAGCACAGAGCTTTCAACATTGGGCACAGgtgtttgaaatgctttatGGGAGTAAGAAGCCCTGCCTCTGCATGTTGAACCTGCTCTTAGTCTGTACTTGGCCAGGCAAGTATGACAGCAGTTTAATTTTTTGCTCCCAGAATTATGACTTCCTGCACAGGCTGTTAGAGACCTTACTGCTATCTAGATGAAATGCTgagattttatgttttaaaataagcagaTCTCTGACAACTGCATGAGAACTGTTCCATTTTCATGCATACAAATTCAGcaactgtaaaagaaaacacaaatatttgttaCAAAAGATCTGATTTCACAGACAACTAGATACCCATAAATACAGTCTTacagaacattaaaaagaaaaaaaaaaaaacaaagttaagtCAAGTGATCTATATCttaataaaatttcagtttttcatatttctaGCCACAGCAAATGATCTTAAAAACATCCTCTTAGGTACTGGGGAATGGTACTTTTGTCATCATCCCATTTCACTGATGAGAAAATCAAGACTGCAGCTTCTTGCAGGAGAAACTTGTCATAATTTACACCTGATCTCTGGCCCTGAGAGGAATCCTGGATGAGTCTCTTTCCAGCTGTAACTCAAATTACCTTTACTCTAATTTGGGTGTACACAATTCTTTCAAGAccttaaaatgaaagcagtgatgTTAGAGTTAAGGTGCAAACAATCAACTAGAGTAAATAAGCATAACATTCTCTGACATATTGGAACAACGCAAATACAGCCAGTTCTGTCACTATTATGTATTCATTttatgagaagctgaaaatattAAGTACTTCAGAGCTCTTTCTCAAATAGATGAAATAAGAAACACTTGTTTGAATGGATAACAGCATCAAAACAGGGACATGAATGAGTCCCTACTGATTTGTTTTTGATTGCTACATTCGCTGATGGGATCTTTTAAGGACTAATTTTTCCTCAGTTACTTGTAAATATTCTAAAGTACTGGGATGAGTTCAAGAAGTTTTGTTCTTTGACTCATCAGTTCCAACCcacaacatatattttttcttaagttgGAAAGGCTTATGGCCTGAAATTGGGAATACATAGACTAGGCAAGAATTGCTCTTCACTCTGTATTGGGTATTGGCCTGTCAGTGTAGCCTCCCTAAGGGCACTTCAGTTTACTGTGAAGGTGCAAGTAAGAAAACTCAGTAACTGGAAAAGTACTTCCCTTTTCACAAGATTTGTGTGATATGCATGCCAAGCAGTCCATCAAAGGAATAACTGATCACCCTTTCCCAATCACGACGAGCCGAGCATGAGAGAAAAATGGGCAAAGCAATATTCTCCATACCTATAGACTGCCTAGTATTGTGCTTAgacattatttgctttttgaggGGGTTGTCTCCAGATCTGAAGTGTTTGATGGAAGTGCTGTGTCTTTTTATCAGAACTGTCTTCTATGACATCTTTCGTTTAAAAGCTACAGACTGCCTTGGATATTAACAGGGAAGTTCAGACAACTCTCCTCTAGatagcataaaaaaaaaaaataaaaaaaaaaaagtgcatggAGCCCATGGAATTTACTTAGAAATTATAATGTCTGCacaatgaaaatcatttttcaagCTTTGGAAGGTTTTTTCTAGCTTTCCGCATTTCTCCCAATTTGTTATTTCAAATGACAACCATCGTTCATTTTTCATCCCTTAAAAATTGATATGTTAGGCTGCTTCACATTCTTTATTCCccattgcaggaaaaaaaaaaaaaaaaaaaaaaagtgataattGCTGCCCTAATCATATATTTGCCCAGTAAGCCACTCCTCCCCACTGTCCAACACTGCAGTATTTCAATCTGGTAAACATGGTGAAGAGACTTAGATTTTGTGGGATCCTAAGGCATTAGTGAATTAGCAAAtaaatttcttgtattttacaGCACTGCTAATAAAACACGTAATTGccagaagagatttttcttctttgtagtCACAGGCAATTGAACATGATTTACTGTTTGGTCAGTATGAGCCTGAATAATATGAATTACAATCTCAAAATTGCTTTTAGGTGATTGGGAAATAACAGGCaggtgggtgtttttttgttgttgtttttctgtttgtttgtttgttttctctcagaaggaaagaacaacaTCCAAACCCAGGAACATAACAAACACAATGCCATTTTAGTGCATTGCTGGGAATACCTAATTAGAGCTTTTCACTACAAGTCAGTATTaaatctccagaaaaaaattatagCCTTTAAAAAATTCACTGGGATTTAAATTCAAACAAAGGCTGCTAAGTGACAAAGTTCTAACAGAACTTCTACTGAATGCTAGGATACTGACTATAACAAATAATCCTGCCACTCTCTATCATAAATTTCACAGTAATCCCAGTGGAAATTATTCCTCTTGAactccaaaagagaaaaataaataattcccCAAACCTGTTTTCTCCATACAGATCATTCTCTGTCATTCTAACATGGAATGACTGTCAGACAATTACAGAAGTACATTCCTTAgaattatttctccattttttagATGTATGACTGTTGTGCTAGATATGAGTGGCAAGTGGCATTCTGAAAGGAACTTTTAAACCTGTAGCAAGCAAATTTCTGAACAGCTCTATGAGCTTGTCGACGACACCTTTTATAGACACCTTTCTCCTGACCCTAGCCCCcattatttcactttatttcagtgctgaaacacTGCAGGGTTAGTGGCTACCTGCTACATTTGGATCAagccttcctttcctttccttctctcttcctttcctttccctttcctttcctttcctttcctttccttcctttccttccttccttcctttcctttccttcctttcctttcctcttgcctttccttcccctttcctttcctttcttttctccttttccttctcctttccttcctttctcttcctttctttctttcctttcccctttctattctttcttctccttccttcctttccctttcctttccctttccccttaTCCACCTCctgtctttccttccttgtccttcctttcctttccttcccttgcccttcccttcccttcccttcccttccattcggcccttccctcccttccctcccctccttccttccccttcgCCTGCTTCCCCTCTCgtcccccttcccttccttcccttcctttttcccttcctttctcccggttccttccccttttctgccttccttccttcccttctggcTCCCCGTCCCCTTCCCGTTCcccttgccttcccttcccccttccccttccttgtCGCTCGTCCCTCCTTCCCTTGCGCGATGCCCCTTCGCGCCCTCTTTTCATCCTTGCCCTTTGACCCTCGTTCCcgtccttcctttccttccttcccttcgCCCCTTCCACCCGTGTCCCACCCCCGTCCCCCGttcgctctcccttcccccttccttcacCCCTACCCCTTCCCTTCCTTAACCGCCCCTTCAACCAATCCGGGcgccttccttccctccttccctctcccatAATCCCTCAGTTAGCCCTCGCCCCTCAACCTCCCCCTCGCCTCCCCTCCCTAAACacttcctccctcccctgccCCTCCCGCCCTCCCTCAGCCCgtcccctctcccctccccgTCCGTCGTCTGGTACCCCCCCGTACGCCTCAACACCGATCCCCCTCCTTCCCCGTCCCGGCACCCGCGCTCGCCCATAGCGGAGTCGCTGGGACAGGGGAAGTAGAAGCTCCGTCCTCGAGAAGCTCCTACTGGACGATCACACTAGGCCTCCTCTCGGGCCTCTTGGGGTTCCTCTCGGTTCCTCTCTCTGGGGTTCCCTGTGGTCCTCTCGGGTCCTCTGGGGTTCCTTATGGCTCCCTCTGGCGTCCCTGGGGTCTCTGGGGTTCCTCTGGGCCCTCTCGGGTCCATACATGGGCTCCTCTCACAGAACAAGATCCTCATGGGGTTCCTCTCGGGGCCCCGGCTTCTCGGTCCCCTCTTGGggtcccccccctccccctctcgCTCCCCCTTGGCTCCCCCGGTGCTGCCGCGGCGTCGCCCCTTACAGGTCCCGTGCCCCCCTGCGTCCCCCCGCttctctcccctttcccctcctcctacaactcctcctctcctcctcctcacttcCGCTTCCGGTCTCGCCCCCCTCCCTGGTTGTCTAGTCCCTGGCCCCGCGCCGTTTTTCTTCCCCCGCCCCCCGTGTCCAACGCTCCACGTGGCTCACCCCGCTGGACCAGCCGTGGCGCCTCTGGCCGTCCCCCCGCGCCGGGGGGAGGGCGCCGCGGGGGGCCCTTGGGGGTCCGTTGGGGGTCCCGGTGCGGGGTCCGTTGTGGGTCCCGGGGGTCACTTGTGGGCCGCGGGGGCACTTGGGGGCTGGGGGCCCTGTGGGGCCGACGGGGGTCCGTTGTGGGGCCGCGGCGGGCACCTTGGGAGGGCTGGGGGTCCTTGGCGGGTCCCCTCGCGGCCCCTGTGGGGCCGCGGGGGTCGTTGTGGCGGCCGCGGGGGGTCCGTTGTTGGGGCCGCGGGGGTCCCTTGGGTGGGGCCGCGGGGGTCCGTTTTGTGGGCCGTCGTGTCCGTTGTGGGTCCCTGGGGGGTCCGTCTGTGGGTCCTGGGGTCCGTTCGTCGGGGACGCGGGGGTCAGTTGTGGGCCGCGGGGGTCCCTTGTGGGGGCCGTGTGGCCCCGTTGTGGGTCCCCTCGTGGTCCCTGGGGGGCCCTCGGGCCCCCTTGTGGGGCCGCGGGGTCCCTTGTGGGGCCGCGGGGGTTCCGTTGGTGGGCCCTGGGGGTCAGTGTGGGCGCCGGGGGTCCGTTGTGGGGCCCTGGGGTCCCGTTGTGGGGCCGTGGGGGTCCGTTTGGCGGCAGGCTGGGGGGTCGGTTGTGGGTCCCGGGTGGTCCCTTTGGGGCCGCGGGGCTCCCTTGGGGGCTGGGGGCCCCCTGGGGGGCCGTGGGGGCCCTTGTGGTCCCTCGCGGCACCCTTGTGGGGCCGTGGCGGCCGTTGGGCGTCAGGGTGGTCCCTTGTGTCATGGGGCCCCCTTGTGGGCCGCGGGGGTTCGTTGTGGGCCGCGCGGGGCCGTTGGGCTGGGTCCCCTTGTGGGGCGTGGGGTCCGTTTGTGGGGCGTCGTGGCCCCTTGGGGGGCCTGGCGGTCCGTTGTCGGTTCCCGGGCGCTCCTTTTGTGGGTCCCGGTGCTCCGTTGGGGTCCCTGGTCCGTTGTGGGTCTCGTGGTCCCTGTGTGGGGCCGGGTCCCTTTGTGGGTCGCTGGTGCCCCCTTGTGGGTCCCTCGTCGGCCCTTGTGGGTCCCCTGGTGGTCGTTGGGGGTCCCCGCGTCCCTTGGGGGCCCGGGTCCATTTGGGTCCCTGGTGGTCCCCCTTGGGGTCCGTGGGGGTCCCCTTGTGGGTCAGTGGCTCTGCCTCCCTGGCGCGTGCGCCGGCTGCTGGCCCGGGGGCGCCGCGGGTGGCTGTGGGGCGTGCCCTGGGCTGCCCCCCCTTGGGGGGCCGCGTGGGGCCCCGGCCGGCCGCCTGCCGGGTGCTGCCCCCTCGACCCCCTGTCCCCCTCGCCGCCCCCCCCGTCCTTGGCGCCCCCTCGCCCCCCCCGTGCCCTCGCGCCCCCTCGCTCCCTTGGGGTCCCCTCGCCCCCAGCCGTCGCCCCTCGCCGCCCCCTCGCTCCCTTGGCCCCCTCGCCCCCCTGGTGCCCCCCTCGCATGCCCCTCGGCTCCTTGGGGCCGACCTCGCCTCCCGGTGCCCTCGCGCCCCGCCTCGCTCCCTTGGGTCCCCCTCGCCCCACGGTGCCCTCGGCGGCCCCTCGCTCACTTGGTTGCGCCCCTCCTGCCCCCTCGCTCTTGCGCCCCTCGCCCCCCCAAGCGTCCCTcggccgcccccgcccccgTGCCAACCCCAATCGGCCTCCCCCGCCCCCTCGCCTCCCGGTGACCCCCCTCTGCCCCAGGCCTCCCCGTGCCCCCCGCGCCACCCCTCGCCTCCCTTGGGTCCCCTCGCCCCCAGTGGCCCCCTCGCTGCCCCTCGCTCCCTTGGGGCCCCCTCGCCCCCCCCGTGCCCCGTCGCCGCCGCCCTCGCTCCCTTGGACCAGCCGCCTCCACCCCCGGTGCCCCCTCGCTGCCCCTCGCTCCCTTGGGGCCCCCTCGCCTCCCCCGCGCCCCCTCTGCCTTCCTGGTGCCCCCTCGCCCCCGCCTAAACTAGAGACAGGACGCACCCGTCGCTGCGCTGCCTGCCGCCCTCCGCCCAAGAGACCCCCGCGCCCCTCCGCGCCCTCTCGCTCCCCTTGGCCCCCCCCCCCTCGCCTGCCCAGCCGGTGCCCCCTCCGCTGCCCCCTCGCTCCCTTGGTGCCGCCCTCGCCCCAGCGCCCGCGCCCCGTGCCGCTGCCCCACTACAGCTCCCTTGGGGCCCCTCGCCCCGCTTCTTGCCCCCTCAGGCAGCCGCTCTCGGGCCAGCACCACACATACACCCCTCTCCGGTGCCGCGGCGCCGCCGGTCAAAGCCCCCTCTGTTCTGCCTCCTCGCGCCCCCTTTTCCTGCCCCTCGCCCTCCCTCGGTCGGCCCCCTCGCCCCCTCTATACATGCCCCTGCGCGCCCTCTCACGCCTGGCCCCCTCGCGCCGCCCTCGGCCACCCCTCGCCCCCCTTGTCTCGGTCCGCCTCTCCCCCTCTCTGCCCCCTCCGCCcccccgtgccccccccccgGCTGCCCCCCTCTCCCCTCGCGTCGCCCTCCTCTCGGCCCCCTCCCCCTGGCGCATTTCTGTAAGCCCCCCTCGCCCTCTCTAACGGGCTGCCCTCGACTACGGAGGCGGGGCTCGCCCCTGGGCCGCGCCCCTCGCCCCTCTGGCCGCCCCCCTCGACCCCCTTTCTGCCCCTCGCCTCCACCCCGTGCCCCGCCTCCCCCCCCCTGGCCTGCCCCCCCTCGTCCCCCTCGCGCGGAACGCCTCGCCCACCATACAACCCCCTTCTCAGTGCCCCTAAGCCCACACTACAGAGCTAGAACACCACATCCGCTACACATACAATCAAAAGGTGCCCCCTCGCCCCCTCGCCCCGCCCCCTCGCCCCACCACTTCTGCCCCTTCGCCCCCTTTCTGCCCGCTGGCCCCACCCTCGTGCCACACCTCCCCCCCTGGGCCCCCTCTCCCGCTCGCGCGCCCCTCtcgccccccgccgccccctctCATGCCCCCATGACAGGCACACACTACACACAGAGGATGCCAGGCCTCGCTCCTCTCCAGTAAAAAAGGCTGCCCGTCCCTGGCCTCCTGGCCGCCCCTCGCCCCCTTTCTGCCCCTTCGTCTCCCCCTCGTGCCCTCCCCCCCCTGGCTGCCCCCCTCGTCCCCTCGCGCTTCCCTCTACGCCCCCTCCCCTCTTCTCAGTGCCCCCTCGACACCCCTCGGCTTGCCCCCTGCCCCCTACGTTTCCGCCCCATAAACACACCAAACCCCCTTTCTGCCCCTCTCGGCCCCCCCGGCCGCCCCAGATATGCCCAGCCCGTTTCTGCCCTCGCCCCTCGGCCGCCCCCTAGCCCCCCTTTCTTCTTGCCCCCTCGCCCCCTCTCGgctgccccccgcccccctcGGCTGCCCCCTCGGCCAATCTCTTTCTGCCCTCTCGCCTCTCTCGGCCTGCCTCCTGCCCCCCTTTCTGCCCCCTCGCCTCCCCTCGGCGCCCTGCCCCCCCCTCGCTCCCCTCCTACGCCCCTCCCCCCTTTCTTCTGCCCCTCGCCCCCTCGGGCTGCCCCTCCGCCTCCCCTCGTTGCACCTCACGCCCCCCCTGGCTGCCCTCCCACCTCTCCCCTCTCCGCGCGCCCTCTCGCCCCCTCTCCCCTTCTATGTGGCCCCGCTCGCCCCCCCTCGGCTGCCCCTCGCCCCCCTTTGCCCCTCGCCCCCCTCGGCCCCCCTCGCTCCCCTTACGCCGCTCCCCCTCGCCCCCGCCACTCTCTGCCCCCTTcgcccccccctccctccgCGCCCCTGCCCTGTGGGGGCCGCCGCCGTTGGTGTTTGTCTTTCGGCGGTTTCTCGGGGCCGTTCGTGGGGCGGGCCCGGCCGCCGCCCTCCCCGGGGCGCGGGTGTTGGGGCCCGCGGCCCTCGCGGGTTTCGCCCGCCTCGCGTTCGCCGCCTGGGTCCCTCTGGGGCTCTCTGGGGTCTGTGGGCTCTCTGGGGCCCCTGGGGCTCTCTGGGTCTCTTTCTGGTGGCTCTCTGGGCTcctggggtctgtggggctct
This genomic interval carries:
- the LOC107306298 gene encoding proline-rich protein HaeIII subfamily 1-like; translation: MDPGPQGTRGPPTTTRGPTRADEGPTRGHQRPTKGPGPTQGPRDPQRTRDPNGAPGPTKGAPGNRQRTARPPKGPRRPTNGPHAPQGDPAQRPRAAHNEPPRPTRGPHDTRDHPDAQRPPRPHKGAARDHKGPHGPPGGPQPPREPRGPKGTTRDPQPTPQPAAKRTPTAPQRDPRAPQRTPGAHTDPQGPPTEPPRPHKGPRGPTRGPEGPPGTTRGPTTGPHGPHKGPPRPTTDPRVPDERTPGPTDGPPRDPQRTRRPTKRTPAAPPKGPPRPQQRTPRGRHNDPRGPTGAARGPAKDPQPSQGARRGPTTDPRRPHRAPSPQVPPRPTSDPRDPQRTPHRDPQRTPKGPPRRPPPGAGGRPEAPRLVQRGEPRGALDTGGGGRKTARGQGLDNQGGGRDRKRK